Genomic window (Haloarchaeobius salinus):
TGTCTCCCCCCTGCCGCCCCCCAGGCGGCGTGTCGGACTCGACGACGTGACCGGGCGACCGACCACTGTCGGTCCACCGGGTCCGTTCGTCGTCGTTTCTCGCCTGTCGGGAGGACAGCGACGGGCTTAGGTATGGGTCGCCCGCCACCGGGATACGGACCACTTCCGACCGCTCGTGGAGCGGTCGGCTGACCCTGCCGGTCCGGTACGGCGACCCTGGAACCGTTCGCCCGAAGCGACGTCGGCGACCTCGGTGGGTCCGCGTCGTCGGTCGTCGGTCGAGAGTTGTCCCCGTCCGCGGGGAGGACCCGGCGACGGAGTCGAACCGTCGTGTGACCGCTCCGGGTCGATGTGTTCGATGACGGCGGCCGCCCCCGTCATCGGGCTACGGGGTCATGGTAGCGGGATGGCCGGCTCGGTCGAGCCGGACGTGGCCGGTTCAGCTCAGGCGGCGGAACCGAACGGGTTCGCGTTCTCGTCGTTGTGCCGGCACTGCACGGCGGCGAAGTCCAGGTCGAACTTCACGGAGTCGGTCTGGATCTCGTTGCCCACCTCGCGCGGGATGCACCACTCCATCGCGACGCAGTGGGTGCCCGGCAGGAAGCAGTACTCGTCGTCGTCGCTGGACTGGGCCAGCAGCGGGAGCGCCTCCAGCTTGAGGCCGCTCGACGCGGCGTCGTTGAACTCCGCCAGGGTGCCCTCGAAGAACACCACCTCGCCCACCACGACGGACTCGATGATGGACTCGTAGATGACCGGAAGGACGACCGCGAGGTCGTCGGCCGAGGTGTTGTAGTAGTCGGTCCCGTCGCCGTCGCCGGGGTTGTTGACGGCCGTCCCGGCCATGTCCCGGAGCAGCTGGGGATCGCCGTCGCCGGGGTCGTTGATGTCGATGACGATGATGCGGGTGCCGCCGGCCTTCGCGTCGTTGGCGGCCTGCAGCTCGTCGACGTTGCTCTCGAACTGCTCGCCGTCGGTGAGCAGGATCATGATCTTCTGTGCGCCCGAGCGAGCGTTCGCGCTCAGGTAGTTGTCGCCCTCCTGCACCGCGAGCCCGAGGGCCGTGCCGGTCACGCCCTCCGGGACCGCGTCGACGCTGGAGATGGCGTTCTGTACGTCGGTCTCGTCGTCGGACGGGCCGAACGCGATACCGGGAGCCTGGTCGTCGCCGATGTAGTCCTCGTTGCCGAACGTGAACACGCCGATCTCGGTGTCGGCGGTCTCGTCGAAGACGATGGTGGCGAAGTCACCCATCGCGTCCTTCGCGACGGCGAGCTTGGTGGTCGTGCCACCCTGGCCGTCGGAGATATCGCCGCCGTACTGGTCGTACTCCATCGAGCCGGAGATGTCCTGCACGACGAGGATGTCGCTCGTGCCGACGCCCTCCGTGATGGTGTTCGAACAGTCCTCGTCGTACCAGAGGGTCACGTCGATGTTCTCCGCGAGTTCGCCCACGTCGGGCGTGTCGTCGACCTCGCCCTCGGGCTCGGTGAGTCCGTTGTCGAGGTCGTCGTAGACGCTCCCGCGCATCCAGAGGTAGGCGGGGTTGTCACAGATGTGGAGGCTGACGGTGACCTCACCGCAGTCGCCGGGCTTGACGTCGTCGAGCTCGAAGACGGGGATCGCCTCGCCGTCGATGAAGCCCTCGGTGTCGCAGGCGAAGCCGAGGTCCGCGCGCTCCTCCCAGGTCATCGGACCCTCGGCCATGTCGATGAGCCCCTGGTCGATGAGCTGCTGCTCGGTCGGTGCCTGGCCGATCATCTCGACGCCGTTCGGGCCGTCGTAGGTGGCCTTGTAGTCGAGCTGGAGATCGAGCCGGCCGGCGGCGAGGCTGTTGCCGACGAAGCCCTCGCGGTCGTTGAACAGTGCGGTCGTGCCGAGGCCCGCGCCCGCGGCAGCGATGCCGGCCGTTCCGAGACCGGCGAGGACCGTCCGCCGGGTGATGTCGTATGTCTGTTTGTCGCTCATTGTATGTGTACTCCCCCCTTTCGGGGAACGACCCACCGACGGAGTCGAACCGTCGTCGTCGGTCCCTGCGACCGATGGGCCACCGTCGCGCCCCCAGGCACGACGGACGAGGCAGTCAGTCTTCGGTCGGTTCAGTTCGCAGCCGTGGTCGTGGGCGGCGTGCTGTTGCCACTGTCGGTGCTGTTGTTCTCACCACCGGGGTTGTCGTTGTGGCGCGACTGTTCGGCGTCGACCACGAGGTCGAACATGATGGAGTCGGTCTGGACCTCGTTGCCGACCTCCGCGGGCAGGCACCATTCGAAGCCGATGCACTGCGTGGTCACGGCCGCGTACGGGTCGCGCTCCTCGGAGGTGCGGTCGCCGTCGAGCGGGACGCCCTCGGCGAGTGCAGCGAACACCTCGGCCATCGTGCCCTCGAGGATCTTCACCTCGCCCTCGAGGACGATCTGTGCGATCTCCTCGTAGATGGTGTCGAGGTCGGCGGCGTCCGGGGCGATGAACGCGTCCCCGGGGTTGCTCGCGATGTTGTTCGCGAGGTACGTCTGGTCGGCACCGGCACCGAGCGCGATGGTGAAGATGCGGATACCGTTGTTCTTCGCGTCGGTCGCGGCCTGCGCCGCGGCCGACGGGTCGTTGACGACGCCGTCGGTCAGGACGATCATGACCTTCGACGCCGAGGGCGTCGCGTTCGTGCCACCCATGAGCTCGTCGTCGGCGATCGAGATGCCGGCGGTCATGTTCGTTGCGCCACCCGCGGTGTAGTTGTTGATGGCGTCCTTGACGGCCTGGTAGTTGGTCGTGAGCTCCTGGTCGAGGCTCCCACTGCCGTTGAACGAGACCGCGGCAACTTCGTCGGGCTGTGCGAGGTTGTCGACGAAGTCGGTGGCCGCGTTCCGGAGTGCGGCGAT
Coding sequences:
- a CDS encoding vWA domain-containing protein — protein: MTNDRQHTISRRTVLAGLGTVGVAAAGAGLGTTALFNDREGFIGNSLTAGSLDLKLDYKATYLGGAGRLDDVVAMGYPDAEDLGDGRYLLDQAPSPADMQAWEDLVMGEQFQFCSDEADEFLVNGDELPVFNLSDVKPGDCGEVTISFHICDNPAWLDLSGSVYANNENGQTEPELADEGEDTDGMGELADLIEVCVWYDEDCDNVYEPGGEGEGQELEVALVSDTSGSMSGSKIAALRNAATDFVDNLAQPDEVAAVSFNGSGSLDQELTTNYQAVKDAINNYTAGGATNMTAGISIADDELMGGTNATPSASKVMIVLTDGVVNDPSAAAQAATDAKNNGIRIFTIALGAGADQTYLANNIASNPGDAFIAPDAADLDTIYEEIAQIVLEGEVKILEGTMAEVFAALAEGVPLDGDRTSEERDPYAAVTTQCIGFEWCLPAEVGNEVQTDSIMFDLVVDAEQSRHNDNPGGENNSTDSGNSTPPTTTAAN
- a CDS encoding vWA domain-containing protein, whose protein sequence is MSDKQTYDITRRTVLAGLGTAGIAAAGAGLGTTALFNDREGFVGNSLAAGRLDLQLDYKATYDGPNGVEMIGQAPTEQQLIDQGLIDMAEGPMTWEERADLGFACDTEGFIDGEAIPVFELDDVKPGDCGEVTVSLHICDNPAYLWMRGSVYDDLDNGLTEPEGEVDDTPDVGELAENIDVTLWYDEDCSNTITEGVGTSDILVVQDISGSMEYDQYGGDISDGQGGTTTKLAVAKDAMGDFATIVFDETADTEIGVFTFGNEDYIGDDQAPGIAFGPSDDETDVQNAISSVDAVPEGVTGTALGLAVQEGDNYLSANARSGAQKIMILLTDGEQFESNVDELQAANDAKAGGTRIIVIDINDPGDGDPQLLRDMAGTAVNNPGDGDGTDYYNTSADDLAVVLPVIYESIIESVVVGEVVFFEGTLAEFNDAASSGLKLEALPLLAQSSDDDEYCFLPGTHCVAMEWCIPREVGNEIQTDSVKFDLDFAAVQCRHNDENANPFGSAA